One part of the Solanum dulcamara chromosome 8, daSolDulc1.2, whole genome shotgun sequence genome encodes these proteins:
- the LOC129900985 gene encoding uncharacterized protein LOC129900985, translated as MAIESSNIRSLIWTNVKYSIEFSSTFTKKHPFVSFTLLFFILFYVLSPSNTWFFIYSLPLLFFFTILLIVFFSIPNFEHDVDHSKPRSNIISHHVDKDHDEDVNENKRKAFLRARSVRRRKSKKCIETGAEEFASFGIPFSDDFVDKGALIEEKLKDIREVEVHSISHDHAECSSSSNIFKNSRPVEYSGCSYEASGKCFKSFSCMYERKTGSCFDETEYDGARNKGVQWKDEDQKNLMDLGLSEIERTKRLESLMARRRARKMLSLQVRRSLMNIGCKETYPPVSSILIPKHRESTNQFSLTPGSAPSILGPNRNPFDLPYDQHEEKPNVRGGSFMQEFMLAQEQKELMLSRHESFCLGTAFPGDLNLDQRKRTLRSDLPSRQWFPETSESSKSRHPLGKEYNDRVVEEVPSQASEPEMNVVYNGDHSREGQDNSQDEKDSSEVQIKSVLVEGISNRFSSSSSSEDDEPFYKIDKDAILKSIASPSLRNLSGDPSHSGSSLLEKTIEDECLYYPNRPMHHTPGQSIASDLQVEVSEVGSPPLTNDGSSSAGEEISIDGEIEKAITSSSEDMLMSSSHLARVDENESNSREVREVTEQDIVEFGFSRFHMSENNVPQDIPSERTIEPYSTSSSSFPPPRTDRNQASSSYQQRRPEGLSVVGERFQGSLLQPEFPVQQLPFASTSLVSPTSVLQPSCLIEHGSSSSIDQLQNDRSVNISSERSDSIGSQESDLSLSNLTLQVSELPSETENSISAKENDVASHVLDSASEQHSEHVAFSTIGQGHPSFDTSSTSSSKSVSQPNFIIDQGSSSNLETQHVDTRRLKNKHPDEVTAGSCDPTTTRISTLTLRNPTVQNSVPHPETQKSAENLKSLPRNDIQETLRDNGGKQHIEEVFSTISQSFDDSQASSSSSPHDLVVEQVSMASTSSPSPNTRIQPKFSAREGSSTSEEQKRMQDPIPGIPSERGINQDSISLQSTSREVPTASSCSSSPKSVLEPKSSTGQGPLLNFDREEQIGESPSQRMSRTLLVESASHQLHHADAKTKSSNDEEKPHEEATNHNDVKKEVDIPKMNLKEVSIESPNKTTILSSNNSTKHQKSSDVTNFASPSTNKDEILVIPISASEQTSEKGNSATSKETHSDKTDSKEKAKD; from the exons ATGGCTATTGAGTCAAGCAATATTAGGAGTTTGATATGGACAAATGTTAAATATTCTATAGAATTTTCCTCCACTTTTACCAAGAAACATCCATTTGTTTCATTCACTTTGTTATTCTTCATCTTGTTTTATGTTCTTTCACCATCAAACACTTGGTTTTTCATTTATTCCTTACCCCTTTTGTTCTTTTTCACTATTCTTCTTATAGTCTTTTTTAGCATTCCAAATTTTGAACACGATGTTGATCATTCGAAACCTAGAAGTAATATAATCAGTCATCATGTTGATAAAGATCATGATGAAGATGTCAATGAAAATAAACGAAAGGCTTTTCTTCGAGCTAGATCCGTTAGACGAAGAAAATCCAAGAAATGTATAGAAACTGGTGCTGAGGAATTTGCATCGTTTGGAATACCTTTTAGTGATGATTTTGTTGACAAAGGCGCGTTGATTGAAGAAAAACTGAAAGATATTCGAGAGGTGGAAGTGCATTCGATAAGTCATGATCATGCTGAATGTTCTTCCAgctcaaatattttcaagaattcaaggcCTGTTGAGTATTCAGGTTGCTCATATGAAGCAAGTGGAAAATGTTTTAAATCTTTTAGTTGTATGTATGAGAGAAAAACAGGATCCTGTTTTGATGAAACAGAATATGATGGGGCAAGAAATAAGGGTGTGCAATGGAAAGATGAAGATCAAAAGAATCTTATGGATCTTGGACTTTCTGAGATTGAAAGGACTAAAAGATTGGAAAGTTTAATGGCACGAAGACGAGCACGAAAGATGCTTAGCCTACAAGTTAGAAGATCACTGATGAATATAGGCTGCAAAGAAACATATCCTCcagtttcttcaattttaattccAAAACACAGAGAATCAACTAATCAATTTTCACTTACCCCGGGTTCAGCCCCTTCGATTTTGGGACCAAATCGGAATCCTTTTGACCTTCCATATGATCAACATGAAGAAAAGCCTAATGTAAGAGGTGGAAGTTTTATGCAAGAGTTCATGTTAGCTCAGGAACAGAAGGAGTTGATGTTATCCAGGCATGAAAGCTTCTGTTTGGGGACTGCATTTCCAGGGGACTTGAATCTTGATCAGCGCAAAAGGACTCTACGTTCTGATCTTCCATCCAGGCAATGGTTTCCGGAGACATCTGAAAGTTCCAAATCAAGACACCCGTTAG GTAAGGAATATAATGATAGAGTAGTTGAAGAAGTACCGTCTCAAGCGTCCGAACCAGAGATGAACGTGGTCTATAATGGAGATCATAGTAGGGAAGGCCAGGATAATAGCCAGGATGAAAAAGACAGTAGTGAAGTACAGATAAAGTCAGTACTAGTGGAAGGCATTAGCAATAGGTTTagttcatcatcttcatcggAAGATGACGAACCATTCTATAAGATAGACAAAGATGCAATCTTGAAATCTATTGCTTCTCCTTCTCTAAGGAACTTATCAGGTGATCCATCACATTCCGGTTCATCCTTGTTGGAGAAAACGATAGAGGACGAATGTTTATACTATCCTAATCGTCCTATGCATCACACTCCCGGCCAGTCTATTGCTTCTGACTTGCAAGTGGAGGTTTCTGAAGTCGGTTCACCTCCATTGACAAACGATGGGAGCTCATCCGCAGGTGAAGAGATTTCTATAGATGGGGAGATAGAAAAAGCCATAACGTCTAGCAGTGAAGACATGCTGATGTCTTCTTCTCACCTAGCTAGAGTAGATGAAAATGAATCAAATTCCAGAGAAGTACGCGAGGTCACTGAACAAGATATAGTAGAATTTGGATTTTCGAGGTTCCATATGTCTGAGAATAATGTGCCACAAGATATTCCATCAGAACGAACAATTGAACCGTATTCCACTAGTTCAAGCTCATTTCCACCTCCAAGGACAGACAGGAATCAAGCTAGCAGTAGTTATCAACAGCGTAGGCCGGAAGGACTTTCTGTAGTTGGTGAAAGATTTCAAGGTTCATTACTACAACCAGAATTTCCAGTACAACAACTCCCTTTCGCATCAACGTCACTAGTATCACCGACATCTGTTCTACAACCAAGTTGCTTAATCGAACATGGATCCTCTTCGAGTATTGATCAGCTACAAAATGATAGGTCAGTGAACATCTCCAGTGAGAGATCAGATTCAATTGGTTCACAGGAATCAGATCTTAGTTTAAGCAACTTAACATTACAAGTTTCTGAATTACCTTCAGAAACAGAAAATTCAATTTCAGCCAAAGAGAACGACGTTGCTTCACACGTGCTAGACAGTGCCAGCGAACAACATAGTGAACATGTGGCATTTTCAACTATTGGACAAGGACACCCCTCATTTGACACCTCTAGTACATCATCATCTAAGTCTGTATCGCAACCAAATTTTATCATTGATCAAGGATCTAGTTCAAATCTGGAGACTCAACACGTAGACACGCGCAGACTAAAAAATAAGCATCCGGATGAAGTAACTGCTGGAAGTTGTGATCCAACCACTACTCGGATCTCAACACTTACGTTAAGAAATCCGACAGTGCAAAATTCAGTTCCACATCCGGAGACACAGAAGTCTGCAGAAAATTTAAAGTCTCTCCCTAGAAATGACATTCAGGAAACACTTCGTGATAATGGTGGTAAACAGCATATTGAAGAAGTTTTTTCTACAATTAGCCAGAGTTTTGATGATTCAcaagcatcatcatcatcatcaccacATGATCTGGTGGTCGAACAAGTTTCGATGGCCTCTACTTCATCCCCCTCTCCCAACACTAGGATTCAACCAAAGTTCTCAGCAAGGGAAGGCTCCTCAACTTCTGAAGAACAGAAGAGAATGCAG GATCCTATACCTGGAATTCCATCGGAGAGAggtatcaatcaagactcaatcaGCTTACAATCTACAAGCCGAGAAGTCCCTACAGCCTCAAGTTGTTCATCATCACCAAAGTCTGTACTTGAACCAAAGTCCTCAACAGGTCAAGGCCCTCTGTTGAACTTTGACAGGGAAGAACAAATAGGTGAAAGTCCAAGTCAAAGAATGTCTAGAACTTTGTTGGTTGAGTCTGCATCACACCAACTTCATCATGCAGATGCTAAAACG AAATCATCCAATGATGAAGAGAAGCCCCATGAAGAAGCCACTAACCACAATGATGTCAAGAAGGAAGTGGACATACCCAAAATGAACCTCAAAGAAGTCTCTATAGAATCACCAAACAAGACCACTATATTGTCTTCCAACAACAGCACAAAACATCAAAAGTCAAGTGATGTTACAAATTTTGCTTCCCCTTCAACTAACAAGGATGAAATTTTAGTCATTCCTATTAGTGCAAGTGAACAAACTTCAGAAAAGGGTAATTCTGCAACATCAAAGGAAACACATAGTGACAAAACAGATAGTAAAGAAAAGGCTAAAGACTAA